From the Telopea speciosissima isolate NSW1024214 ecotype Mountain lineage chromosome 9, Tspe_v1, whole genome shotgun sequence genome, the window aaaacaaaaaaaaaaaaggaccatACATATCTCATATCACTAAATGATTGTCTTGGGAATAATGGGAGTTTCTTGGAATTAAGGATCCACACTTATTTAGTTAGTCAAATTTTAACTAcgaaaataataaaagagaaatactttaaaaaagcaagtttaaagttatataaaataagaaaaaatattatcACGATGCCAATATGCAGATTCCTACACATGCCCTCCCACAGTCCTACATCCCACCCCATGGATCCCACGtactctctcctcattaaaacCACTAATAAGACAATTCGATTTTCCATCCCTCATTGGTGGGAAACTGCATTCTGGTGTCATTGATCTCTCTCCCAATAAAATTATGAGAATGCCATTAAAATCTTTTATAATGAAATGATATGCATAAATTTATGACATTTTAAATTTACTTCTAACCATAATTTGTAAAACTAGAATTAACATTGAACAAAAATGTCAGGTTTTTCTCCAAATACACCCCTCTGATTTctaaccatatatatatatatatatatatatatatcatatcatatcatatcatactatattataaatgtagaaactcaaaagtcatggcaaatcttttcataccaaaaatacccttcagcAATATCaataagcccaaaaaatacccttcattaattactaattattaattattataatttttaactaaattaaattcttcctccattaataaacccccctcaatgttacattaattattcttttataaaaatttatagaTCAATCATTTCCTTATTCAGTTTTCTCACGTTTTTTCAGTTAAattaaataagagataattattattaattattaattaaaaattaaaaattataaaatgagagtaaaataatcccatttttcGTTGAACACTATTTAAAACCTAACTCTCtaatgtataaaataatcccatcttatcttaccaaaaaaaaattacaatattatccattattcatttaacaatcgataaacccccccccctcaattaattgttctaattttgaaaatacccttcattaattaattattaattgttataattctTAGTTAAATTAAATTCGTCCTCCATTAATAACCCCCCCtcaatgttacattaattattcttttataaaaattaagggaCCAATCGTTTCCCTACTCAGTTTTCTCAcgttttttcaaataaattcaataagagataattattattagttattaattaaaaataaaaaattagacagagagtaaaataatcccattttttGTTGAACAATCTATAAAATCTCActttccaatgtataaaataatcccatcttatcttaacaaaaaaaaaatttacaatattatccattattctttgaacaatcgataaaccccccctccaattaattgttataatttttaactaaattcaattcttcctccattaataacatcttatcttaaaaaaaatatcaaaaaatattacaatattatccatgaCAAACCCCCCTCCATGATAAAACAAATGAGCAAACACATGTTCAGTTGGGttacaaagaaaaaatggattacTGTAATGTTGGGTATTCATCTTGGTGACTCATACATGAAAAAAAGCAAACacgtgtatatatatatactagtaaagttgcacatgtttgttttctttcatgTATGAATCACCGAAATGAACACCCAATATTTTAGatgttttacttaaataataaaattgtttaAGATAAGATGTTATTAATGGAGCAGGGGAAGATAAGATTTTATTAATGGATAAGATCTTAATTAATGCAACATTGAGGGGGGTTTatcatggataatattgtagtatttttttaaagataagatgttattaatggaggaagaattgaatttagctAAAAATTATAATAGTTaattgaagggggggggggttatagattgttcaaggaataatggataatattgtaattttttttttttggtaagatatgatggaattattttatacattggaaagtggggttttatagattgttcaacgaaaaatgggattattttactctctctttctaatttttaatttttaattaataattaataataattatctcttattgaatttatttgaaaaaacgTAAGAAAACTGAGTAGGGAAACGATTGGttccttaatttttataaaagaataattaatgtaacattgaGGAGGGATTTATTAACATtggaagaatttaatttagttgaaaattataataattaataattaataattaatgaaggatattttcaaaattataacaattaattaagggggggtttatcgattgttcaaggaataatggataatattgtaaatttttttttggtaagataagatgagattattttatacattggaaagTCAAAAGTGGGGTTTTATACATTGGTCAACGaaaaaatgggattattttactcgctttataatttttaatttttaattaataattaataataattatctcttattgaatttattaGAAAAAACATGAGAAAATAGGGAAACGATTGATCCATTGATTTTTATAAAAGGATTGTTAATATAACATTGAGggggggtttattaatggaggaagaatttaatttaacTGAAAatcataataattaataattaataattaatgaagggtattttatctattatttatttatttatttatttttattttttttttgtgggtaaagAGTAGTTTACTGaggatatatatatttgtttggaCAATCGACACGTTAGTCTTTATGGATTTAGAAATGAATAATGCATCCTAACTTTTCAAACCTAACCTATAGATCCACCCTTGTGACATCAATGTGCTTTTTACTGAAGCTTTATGATCTTATAACTTTTTTAAATGTCAATCTACTCTTTCATAAATTCAAGTATTTTGAGTAGACAAAAAATGTCGTTATTGACATTAACAATCATGTCTATTGAAAtacaataaaataacaataacaataaaaaacaCTGCCTGGTCGCATGGTCCCTGCATCCAAACGTACATAGCCCCTCGAAATGACTGGTTGTCttctacaaaatgaaaaattctcTTGATTGATGTCCCTATGTACGTTCCTATTGGTCCCCACATGGCCACGCAACCGAGCAACGTTCTTATTTCCATAACAATATCAATAACCATTGAAGAGATTGTCTCTTCGTTGTCCAACAACTATCCGCAAATCATTTTTGTTTCTCCTTCCTTCAACAACCGTGCAGTAGAAGTCATGTTCCCTTTCTTCTACAACTGTACTTCAaaccctccctctctctctcactgatTTTAAATCTCAATCTCTAgctctctttttctccctcccatttctctctccttgaattttttctgaaaaaatttcccccatttttttttcttcgtgGTTTTTCCcctaatttctcttcttttcccctaAAAATCGTCTACGGGTATATGGCGGTGCACTGCAGTGAAGCCCTGAGATCTCGACAAGTAGAGGAAActtcatccaatggtgcgaacttaagaagaaagaaagaaaaaaaagtgcacTACCAGATGCCCACactgcaaaggattttaattCTTATCAATCTCATATTTTCCTCAGAGTCTTATCAGTCAACTTTCAGTTTCACCAtgaataaaggaaaaataaataaataattctatcagttttcttaatatttttataagggaagtagttctctgtcaGGGAgcgtggcctatgccagcactcccatgtgtctatctctctactcttcaaaataaggggggtagagatgtcttttttacatggggaggagagagatagactcatgggagtgttgacgTAGGCCGCACTCTCAgatagagaactttttccctttttataaatattaataattttatAGTAACGGTCGAAAAACTTGTTGGTTATATCCATTACCAAAACCAGAGAAGTGTATTTGGAAGAAAATCCCATTGAAGGTCCATCAATGAGTCAAAGTAGTTTTGTCTTCTCATTGACAAATAGTGGAACGATGGCATTACATTAATAGGATGAAACCTTCTATAACAGGATTCCATTGTATTTGAGCTAACGATTCAAAtcataactctctttctctttgatgATTATGAGGATCCAGATCTCctacggcccagctgcccgTAGTAGCCTATGCGATGTGACAGGGCCGCAtgtgcaatgactgccttacccccactcaggcaaggcACTGGgtagggggtaaggcggtcattacgcGCATGGCCCAGTTTGCACCGCACAGGCTGCTACAGGCAGCTGGGCCATAGACGATCTGTGTTGTGATTATGATGCCACCATTTATTGTTGACTTGTGAAGTTTGACCCGGATACACCCTGTTTTCTTACTCCTAGAGTCCAAGGGGGTGTTAATTTTCAACCCGAATAAAATTTTtatcggtttgattttggtttggggttttatggaatcgataaaaatcaaaattgaatcagATCGATCGAAACCAAAAAACATCAATAAAAAAGTCGATAATAGACCAAAAACCAATAATAACTTGATAAGAGCTCACTAGGACAATCAAATAAAAGACCGAACCACATCAGATTAGCAACCCAAAATTGGTTCAGCCTAACCACAACCGGAAcaactgattgacacccctactactTATCATTGGAGTGCAAATTACTGCACGGGCATATCCCAAATCAATGGACTTACTCCATTTCGTGTATGCATGCATTACAACACGAGGTCGAGGTCGTGGGATCACTGTATTATAACAATTCTATGTCTCTCTCgttctcatatgaaatgacctcgtTATTCTCCTATGATATATCACACCTCATTGATGTCTTCCTCCCTACACGGCTTGCTCATAAATTctctcaaagaaaaaaataaaaaatgtatttaAGATTGTCATTTCCCAAACCTATTTGGTGaacaattaaaaaagaaaagtagcCGTTCGGAAGCAAAAAGGAGTTTGCCGTTTTACTAAAGTTGATGACCAAGATCCGGTGTTGTAATTCAAAAAGATGTTATCTAGATTTTTGACACCTTACAATATGGGGGACCTGAGACTTTTTGTGTCATTGTGTGAGTTTGGGTCTTCAATGGCGTGCGCACAATCattaaaaaaagtgaaaaattgacataaataaaaacatttcaCAAATCTTTtctacaatctctctctcttttctaatgttgattaataataataataataataataatattctGTTATGTATACGAGTCACCGAGTGTATAGTTGCATGCGAATcgtttgaaaaatatttttttaggcaTTAGGGAAGGATAAACTATTATGTGCGGCGCATAATcattaaaaaagtaaaaaattggCATAATAAAACATTTCACAAATCTTTTCtaccatctctctcttttctaatgtgattaataataataataataatattaatattcTGTTATGTATACGAGTGTATAGTTTAATGCGAATCatttaaaaaatgtttttttaggCATCAGGGAAGGATAAACCTATTATGTGCGCataatcattaaaaaaattgaaaaattgacATAATAAAAACATTTTACATATCTTTTCTACAATCTCTCTTTCTGATGtgatttataataataatattaatattatgtTATGTATACGAGTGTACAGTTGAATGCGAATCTTTTGAAAAATGCTTTTTTAGCCATTAGGAGAGGATAAACTATTACGTGcgtaaaatcattaaaaaagtgaaaaattgGCATAATAAAAACATTTCACAAACCTTTCatacaatctctctctcttttctaatgtgattaataataataatattaatattcTATTATGTATGTATAGTTTAATGGGAATCTtttgaaaaatgtttttttagCCATCAGGGGAGGATAAACTATTACAATTTCTTTTATCCACACATGAAATGACCATGTTGTCCTTTCATATAAGAAATTAAGAAACTATTTTGTCATGCTTCATTGTTGCCGACATGGCGCTTGCTCagatcttctctctttttttcctctcaTTGTCTCACCTAGTCTACTCAAACACTTATGTTTTTTATTCACTCGTcattgaaacttcaaacaccACCTATTGGAAGAAAGAGTGAATGAAAGTACTTCTATTTATGAAGTCTGAAACCTTTTGTTTACTATTTTAGGAGTCTCGTCAAAGCACTAGAGTCGTAGATTAAAagattctctcttctccatgggTGAAAAAAAACTCGACCAAAAACAAATAGGCAAAATAGCTACATCATAGAATTACTATGATAATCTAATAATATGGCAATCATAGTTATCAATTCAAAATTGACATGAACTCCATCGAAATTCAACAAAGTCTAGCACAATAACTTTTGGGTTAAGAGTCATGGGAGTCTTCTTTTCTTGAGAATGTCTTAACCATTGTAAATCCATTTTTACCGAATAAATCTCCCCCCAACAACTTGTTTGCAAGGAGGAAAAAATTAGATCAGAATCCAATATTGATTGGGTCATAAAACTCTTTTTCACAAGGTTTTCCTCTTAAGAAGGAAACATATGCTATTATAATTGTATACTTTTCTCTCAACAATAAATGTACTGTTTCATTATCTACTTACTATTGACGTACTTAGTGTATACAACAAATGGGATCAACTACATGATTCCAAttagaataaaatagaaaaaactgaagtccacaagaaaaaaaacaaaaaaaggaagggggggggggggggatgaagaGATAGGGGggaaaaagagatgaaaaatgagatgagaaataaaaaaaatgccaaatgacaaataaaagatgaaaaataaaataaaagaggaaagaggtacaACCCAGCAAATTAAAAGAATTTCAACTAAATGgagtctgctacatggatctttgccctccaataggttctatccgaggtcatacttggtataAGACGTAGattatgcatgtccttcctcaccacttctcctatgccTACCCCTAggtcttttagctccttcaaccAATATAATATTATTCCTCCTTATTGGGGCATCCCTACTTCTCAATTGAAAATGATGATACCACCTCAAACGGCTCTCTTGAAGATTGTCATTGTTCCTTGTTTTATCGTTCCTAGTTTttcgcacatccatcttaataaCCTCATCTCTGTCACATCTAGTTTTTCAATACAACATTTTTTAACTGTCCAATATTCTGCCCCCCTACATCATAGCCAATTGTACAATGGTCTTATATAacttttctttaagctttaaaggaatacgtcagtcacacaacactctagattaaggatgtaaatgaatatccaaaaatccgaatccgatccgcatatGTATTTATTTAGAGATATTCGAAAAAAAATTCACCAAtaaaaatccgtccgaaaaaaaaaatctgaatactaaataataaaaattaagtaaatgaTGATCTtgaaggtttttgaagattcaactggTTCTAGAATAGGAGGAAAAGAGAGTCATGatataagagatatggattgagagtgaattgtatccgttGGGGGAGGAAGTTATGGGTTACAGAAGGCAAAGATGTAAACGAATGGTCaaatatccgaatccatctgaatccgtttagaggtattcgTATTTGGCCAGGGAACATtgggatccgatcacatccaatccgtatccgaaccgaatccgatttgtttacatccctactccaGACACAGGCCTCTCTATTTTTTGTGTGGATAAAACACCTCTCTAGTTCATTCATCCcacttttgtgttttttgaagggaatcccactttaattctttgtcaAGCATCTTTCTCTATGTTCCCTTATTCATTGATGATTAACCCTAATATCTGATGTATAAGTCAAAAAATTGTTTTTCTGCCAGGACTCACCAAATCTCCTCTTTCCAGAGCCAAGATAATTTTATATTAGCTAATAATTTTATGTTAGCCAAGATAATACTATGTTTCTTATCGGTTGGTTTAGTTAATTTACTGTtgttcttataaaaaaaagtcaaaaattgtttttatttttttaatttatcgTTCTCATCGAAAATTAAAGCTTTACTTCCACGGTGTTGCGCTTCCCACTTGCCGTTTTATTCTTGTGGCGCACGATTTTATCGTTTAGGGGCCTAACCTGTAACCTGGAACCTGGAACAGACGTGAGTCGTTACGtcacttattattattttttttttgttgataaaatTACGTCACTTATTCTCAGAAGTGACGGAAATccatttcttcctttcccttcctACCCAAGTATGGTTGCAAGTCACGCTTTACTTTTCCCCTACGCCGTTTAATTATTGACGGAGTAAATAATTTAagtaaaatattaattaaaaaaaaaattcaaaaggatTACAATTTCTATGAAAGTTCCGGTAATTGATTACTGATTATTATTAATAATCAGGAGCTTTCTTCGCCTCTATTTAAGCAATCCATCTTCGTCCCTGATTACCCAGGAGACCTTCACCACTGAAAGAGTTGAAAGCGCTTCTCCTAAGATCGAACCAGAACCATCTTCGTCCCTGATTACCCAGGAGACCTTCACCACTGAAAGAGTTGAAAGCGCTTCTCCTAAGAtcgaaccagaaccagaaccagaaccttCTATGTGTGCATCTTTGGTCGGCTCTCCAGTCGTTTCGGGAAACACCATCGATTGCAGGTGCCACCACCGCAAGAGCTACAACACCAAAACCGTAATAATGTCCACCTGCGTCGACAACTCCTGCTACGATTCAGATCGAACCCAGGTAGTCGATCATCTTCTTTTCAATTACGTTCAATTCTCTAGACCCAATTTTCCCGATGTCGTCACTTGTGCTCCCATCACTCATCAAGATCAAAACACCTCTGTCTCTTCTGCCACCGTCGACGGTGGAGAAGACAGAGGAGATGAGATTTGGTTAAAGGTGAGAGAAGAAGCTCAGCGCGATGTGGAGCAAGAACCCATCTTGTCTGGCTACTACTTCTGCACAATTCTAGCCCATGATTCTCTGGAAAAGGCGCTAGCGACACATTTGGCGACGAAACTGAGCAATTCTTCCCTTTGCTCTCATACCCTGGTTGAGGTCTTTTCCGGTGTCTTCAAGGAAGACCCAGAGATCAGAAAGGCGATGAGGGACGATCTCAGGGCGGCCAAGGAACGTGACCCGGCCTGTATCAGTTACGTGCAATGTCTCCTTAATTACAAGGGCTTCCAGGCCTGTCAAGCCCATAGGGTAGCCCATAAGCTATGGTCTCAGGGCCGGAATGTGTTGGCCCTGTTAATTCAAAACCGTGTCTCTGAGGTGTTCGCTGTGGATATCCACCCGGGAGCAAAGATCGGGCGGGGCATTTTGCTGGACCATGCGACCGGAGTCGTGATCGGTGAGACGGCGGTGGTGGGTAACAATGTCTCCATCCTACATAATGTCACCTTAGGAGGTACAGGAAAGCAATCTGGAGATAGACACCCAAAGATTGGAGATGGGGTTTTGGTGGGAGCAGGGACCCAAGTTTTGGGTAATGTTCGGGTTGGAGAAGGGGCTAAGATTGGTGCCGGGTCAGTGGTACTAAAGGAAGTACCTGCTTGGACTACTGCCGTCGGAAATCCGGCCAGATTGCTTGGTGGCAAAGAGAACCCGATTATGTCAAATAAGATCCCTAGCTTCACCATGGATCACACCTCTTTTCTCAATGACTGGTCTGATTATGTAATATAGAGATGGATTGGATATTCCACTAATCTTACCTCTGTTTGCgtcttcttttatcttcttacACTATTGTTATATCTTATAAACTTATGTGTGAGAATGAAAGTTCTCTTCTTAGGATTGAAATTCCGAAATAATTCAATAAAATTCTTGatctattttgtttgattttgatcatgtaatttttattgtaatttcaatttttatcaaaattaaaatattttgtgAAATTTCGATAGAAACATGTTCTTGCTAATTAAAGATCAACGGTCATACTAGGGATTAAGTATGCGTACATCTGCCTCTCCCCAAAACCTTCAGTAGTGAGAGTGTCGTGCACTAGGATGCCGATTTAGGTTTAGATTACGAGAGTTTCAAATttaatctttcatttttttttttttggggttaaaatTTAATCTTTCATGAGGTACATATTAATCGAAATTAGCAGTTGGTTTCTAACTATGATAATCAATTTCTATGATTCAATAttgttgaaaaatcaaatccaCAAATGTGTCAAATTCCCATTATCGAATAATGTGGTATTGTTCAACAAAAGACTTTAGCATTGCTAGGAATCCCTAAATTAATCTATCAACCATGGTACTCACATTGAAACTATAACTTAAATCCTTAATGAACAACCTAAACTAAACTGTTTGAAGTTTCAACTCCCACTATCCTAAAATGAGAGTTCTTTTTCCACTGAAATTATGACTTATATGGGAGGCACTTTCTTGATTTGAAAAATTGTTACAGACCAAATAATTTCATTTCTAAAAGTTGAAAAGTGGATTTGTTTTTCCTTGTAGAATAGATTGATGATATCAAGAATGAAAAGTCAAAGAAACCCTTGAGAATACACAACCCCTACGAATGGGTACATGTGCGAAAAGCACCCGGACTCCAGCCTCACACATGAGACAAAGAGACTTCCCTTGGAACCCTATGCGGTTATGTCCCTTGTAAGCTACATAAGCTCATATTACTTCACCACTCCATTTGTccctaaccaatgtgggactaaacttgaAGAACTTCTTATGCCTTTCCAAGTTCCCTTACAAGTTTACATGAGAGATACATGGTTCAAATcgccatacacacacacacatataagTATTCCCAACAAATACAAAACAAAGTGGACAGAAGGGGTTTTtggtattttgaaacttaacttttcaaaaaagaatattttgaaaacacaaaatccaacaaaATCTAATACATGCTCATTGTGATGCTTGACAATTGCTCCCCTAAAAAGGGTAAGAAAATAAGGGGTTGGGGAGGAAGTCATTTGAGCACCCTCCTTTGACAAGTATATCTGGGCAGCTCATACTCATTGTGCCACGCGGAATAATGAATTGATTATTCTTACTATTAAATAGATATTATCATGATTTTAATGCATGATATGACCAATTTGAACTCGATACGTAAAACTACGGATATTACATAGTTTGGATTAGCTACATGTCAATTTTTGGAACCTAATTTAATCAAATGTGCACTCAAGTATTGACATGCATCCCATGTTTGTCCATGTACACCTATGGTATTCTGACCACAACCGTACAAAACTCTCCCATAATCctgaatttttaaatatttaattattcACTTCATAAacttttggactaaaattttacatgtgagcAAGGGATAATGGGATCTACCTGTCTCCATAAATTGTACCCCATTAGATATGGAGTTtggatctgctacccacatggggacgggtgggaacagatctaaaccctccatgggggtgtgggacccaatacccatggaggggtcagatctgtccccaacCATCCCAATGTGgatagctgatccggattcttAGATATGTAATATGTCACAGGATAAATATTTATTCAtcttgataagcttatcaaaagCAGAGTATTTGAATTAATTTGCCCATAAAATATAGGTTTGTAGAAAcctcaaatttttttcaaaaccactAGAAGTGATGCCAAATCCCCATTAATATTCAACTCTCTTTAGGGACTTGGTCTCGCATGACTAGTCTAAACTAACTATTCTACTCCAAAGTTGGTGGTTTGAAAAAATCAATTCCGTAAGTATCAATGtgtttatttttcaaattgttCATTAAAACCAATTTTAATTAATATCAAAGTGAAACTTGAAAGGCCGTCCTTCCCGAAAGAAATAAAACATAGTTAAGTTCTGCAACctaataaaaaatatggaaaaaagttctctgtgggaaAGTGTACCGTCCATGCTCAGACATTGTGAGGGACGAAATGACTACCCCATCCCCTATGAAAAGCAGAAATCTCACCCCAAAGATGTCTCTGT encodes:
- the LOC122641069 gene encoding serine acetyltransferase 1, chloroplastic-like → MSTCVDNSCYDSDRTQVVDHLLFNYVQFSRPNFPDVVTCAPITHQDQNTSVSSATVDGGEDRGDEIWLKVREEAQRDVEQEPILSGYYFCTILAHDSLEKALATHLATKLSNSSLCSHTLVEVFSGVFKEDPEIRKAMRDDLRAAKERDPACISYVQCLLNYKGFQACQAHRVAHKLWSQGRNVLALLIQNRVSEVFAVDIHPGAKIGRGILLDHATGVVIGETAVVGNNVSILHNVTLGGTGKQSGDRHPKIGDGVLVGAGTQVLGNVRVGEGAKIGAGSVVLKEVPAWTTAVGNPARLLGGKENPIMSNKIPSFTMDHTSFLNDWSDYVI